The following proteins come from a genomic window of Maylandia zebra isolate NMK-2024a linkage group LG22, Mzebra_GT3a, whole genome shotgun sequence:
- the ddah2 gene encoding N(G),N(G)-dimethylarginine dimethylaminohydrolase 2: MANMCPYGHFTHAVVRGIPETFGKKAGDSQENGEVSVDLAKAQRQFGCLTGALRQKVGLQLIEIPPDPELPESWKIEDVAVIQGDTALITRPFKEQRQSEVEAVRRVMSELNLTVVEMDGEQGDSVGATLEGSDILFTGREFFVGISSHTNRRGAEVLADTFRDFAVSTVPVCDGARLKNICSMGGPNTIIFSNSDGAKKTLRMMEQLTDHHYDVLTVPEELAANCIYIKGLSKRDFLLHRPADECPDSVSAFQKLQDYTLLPTACSEASKLGASLSSFCLLVNRKHTYF; encoded by the exons ATGGCAAACATGTGCCCTTATGGCCATTTCACCCACGCCGTGGTGAGGGGCATTCCAGAGACCTTTGGAAAGAAAGCAGGGGACAGCCAGGAGAACGGGGAGGTTTCGGTGGACCTGGCCAAAGCTCAGCGTCAGTTCGGTTGCCTGACTGGAGCGTTGAGGCAGAAGGTGGGCCTGCAGCTGATCGAGATCCCCCCTGACCCCGAGCTGCCAGAAAGCTGGAAGATAGAGGATGTGGCTGTCATCCAGGGAGACACGGCGCTCATCACCAGGCCCTTCAAAGAGCAGAGACAAAGCGAG GTGGAGGCGGTGAGGAGGGTGATGTCGGAGCTCAACCTGACTGTGGTGGAGATGGACGGAGAGCAGGGCGACTCTGTAGGTGCCACGCTGGAGGGCAGCGACATCCTCTTCACGGGGAGGGAGTTCTTTGTCGGCATCTCCTCCCACACCAACCGCAGAGGGGCGGAGGTTCTGGCAGACACCTTCAGG GACTTTGCCGTGTCGACTGTCCCCGTCTGTGATGGAGCCCGACTGAAAAACATCTGCTCCATGGGAGGCCCAAACACCATCATCTTCAGCAACAGTGATGGGGCCAAGAAGACACTCCgg aTGATGGAACAGCTGACTGATCACCACTACGATGTGCTCACCGTCCCAGAGGAGTTGGCAGCAAACTGCATTTACATCAAAGGTCTGTCCAAACGGGACTTCCTGCTGCACCGACCAGCAGACGAATGCCCTGACAGCGTTTCT gCCTTCCAGAAGCTGCAGGACTACACCCTCCTGCCGACAGCCTGCAGCGAGGCCTCCAAGCTGGGAGCGTCTCTGTCCTCATTCTGCCTCCTTGTCAACAGAAAGCATACATATTTCTGA
- the rps5 gene encoding small ribosomal subunit protein uS7, with amino-acid sequence MTDWETAPAVAETPEIKLFGKWSTDDVQINDISLQDYIAVKEKYAKYLPHSGGRYAAKRFRKAQCPIVERLTNSMMMHGRNNGKKLMTVRIVKHAFEIIHLLTGENPLQVLVNAIINSGPREDSTRIGRAGTVRRQAVDVSPLRRVNQAIWLLCTGAREAAFRNIKTIAECLADELINAAKGSSNSYAIKKKDELERVAKSNR; translated from the exons A TGACCGATTGGGAGACTGCCCCCGCTGTGGCTGAGACCCCAGAGATCAAGCTCTTCGGCAAGTGGAGCACCGATGATGTCCAGATCAACGACATCTCCCTGCAG GATTATATTGCTGTGAAAGAGAAGTACGCCAAGTACCTGCCACACTCTGGAGGACGTTATGCCGCCAAGCGTTTCCGCAAGGCTCAGTGCCCCATCGTGGAGCGTCTGACCAACTCCATGATGATGCACGGCCGCAACAACGGCAAGAAGCTGATGACCGTTCGCATTGTCAAGCACGCCTTCGAGATCATCCACCTGCTGACTGGAGAG AACCCCCTGCAGGTCCTGGTCAATGCCATCATCAACAGTGGACCCCGTGAGGACTCCACCCGTATTGGTCGTGCTGGTACCGTCAGGAGGCAGGCTGTTGACGTGTCACCCCTCCGCAGAGTCAACCAG GCCATCTGGCTGCTGTGCACGGGAGCAAGAGAAGCTGCTTTCAGGAACATCAAGACCATCGCTGAGTGCCTGGCTGATGAGCTGATCAATGCAGCTAAG GGTTCATCTAACTCTTATGCCATCAAGAAGAAGGACGAGTTGGAGAGAGTTGCCAAGTCCAACCGTTAA
- the ppt2b gene encoding lysosomal thioesterase PPT2, with translation MEGFGCASLRMRRRRSSSGAAGLLWPLLGACLWASVVGYKPVIIVHGLFDSSGDFINLQRFINESHPGTNVTVIDLFDRGASLEPMWKQVEGFKAAIYPIMQNAADGVHFICYSQGGLVCRGILSTLSDHNVHSFISLSSPQAGQYGDTDYLKYLFPQFVKSNLYHLCYTALGQMISICNYWNDPHHRDLYVNSSDYLALLNSERPNPNSTEWKKNFLKIKKLVLIGGPDDGVITPWQSSQFGFYDDNETVVEMQHQDLYLRDVFGLKTLAARGDLILCSVPGVQHIWWHSNKTVFHTCMEKWLV, from the exons ATGGAGGGTTTCGGTTGTGCCAGcttgaggatgaggaggaggagaagcagcAGCGGGGCAGCCGGGCTGCTGTGGCCGCTGCTCGGTGCGTGTCTCTGGGCTTCGGTGGTCGGGTACAAGCCGGTGATCATCGTGCACGGTTTGTTCGACAGCTCAGGGGATTTTATAAACTTACAGCGGTTCATTAACGAG TCTCATCCAGGGACGAACGTGACCGTCATCGACCTGTTTGACAGGGGCGCGAGCCTGGAGCCCATGTGGAAACAGGTGGAGGGATTCAAGGCAGCTATCTACCCAATAATGCAAAACGCAGCAGATGGGGTCCACTTTATCTGCTACTCTCAAG GCGGTCTGGTTTGCAGAGGGATCCTCTCCACTCTGTCTGACCACAACGTCCACTCCTTCATCTCCCTGTCCTCACCTCAAGCCGGGCAGTACGGAG ACACAGACTACTTAAAGTACCTCTTCCCTCAGTTTGTGAAGTCAAACCTCTACCACTTGTGTTACACCGCATTAGGTCAGATGATATCCATCTGCAACTATTGGAATG ACCCCCACCACAGAGACCTCTATGTCAACAGCAGTGATTATCTGGCTTTGCTCAACAGTGAGAGACCCAACCCAAATTCAACAG AATGGAAGAAGAACTTCCTCAAAATCAAAAAGCTGGTACTGATTGGAGGACCGGACGATGGAGTCATCACGCCCTGGCAGTCGAG CCAGTTTGGATTTTATGACGACAACGAGACGGTTGTTGAAATGCAGCACCAAGAT ctgTACTTGAGAGATGTTTTCGGGCTGAAGACGCTGGCGGCTCGCGGAGATCTGATCCTCTGCTCTGTTCCCGGCGTTCAGCACATCTGGTGGCACTCCAACAAGACCGTGTTCCACACATGCATGGAGAAGTGGCTGGTGTAG